In the Mytilus trossulus isolate FHL-02 chromosome 1, PNRI_Mtr1.1.1.hap1, whole genome shotgun sequence genome, one interval contains:
- the LOC134698631 gene encoding uncharacterized protein LOC134698631 — MSYERNKLLLFHNFLRLLLPLAQRAEEENQQLFPLCFRRRRRRTQRRFWCRPWLIRRTLFGQYDQLLHELNREDASGYRNFLRVDAELFGEILDRITPAIRKSSTSFREPLEPGLKLAVTLRHLATGSTYADLMYAFRVARNSISLFVPKVCEAIYLAYKDEVMPDEITTEDWMRIASDFERIWNLPHACGALDGKHIRIRKPPNSRSLFFNYKHFFSTVMMALVDADYKFIWLSVGSYGSASDSQIFRDSELRPMLEDGTLDLPPPSPLPNGETDIPYFLIGDDAFPLRSWMMKPYSRKRLDHVERIFNYRLSRARRIVENAFGILAMRFQILIGTMQQLPETVDLIVLSCTTLHNLLRIRKRADLQLFAYEEDNNHNLIEGQWRQGAQLTDGDPGYQRNFGNAAGIDQRNYLKNYFNSEAGAVDWQENMI; from the exons ATGTCTTACGAGAGAAATAAATTATTACTCTTCCATAACTTCCTTCGACTTCTTCTTCCACTGGCACAGAGGGCAGAGGAAGAAAATCAACAACTGTTTCCTCTTTGTTTTAGGAGGAGGAGGAGGCGGACTCAACGTAGATTTTGGTGCAGGCCATGGCTCATCAGAAGAACTTTGTTTGGACAATATGACCAACTCCTGCATGAGCTTAACCGGGAAGATGCGTCTGGTTACAGAAACTTTTTAAGAGTTGATGCCGAATTGTTTGGGGAGATACTTGACAGAATTACCCCTGCAATCAGAAAAAGCTCTACCTCTTTCAG GGAACCACTTGAACCAGGACTGAAGTTAGCCGTTACACTCAGACATTTGGCTACCGGTTCCACGTATGCTGATCTTATGTATGCCTTTCGTGTTGCCCGGAACTCCATATCACTCTTTGTGCCTAAAGTCTGCGAAGCAATTTACTTAGCATACAAAGATGAAGTCATGCCGGATGAGATTACGACGGAAGATTGGATGCGTATAGCATCTGACTTTGAAAGAATATGGAACCTCCCACACGCTTGTGGTGCTTTGGATGGGAAGCACATTAGAATAAGAAAACCGCCTAACTCTAGGTCGTTATTTTTTAACTACAAACATTTCTTCTCTACAGTGATGATGGCTCTAGTTGATGCAGATTATAAGTTTATTTGGCTGAGTGTGGGCTCATACGGAAGTGCATCTGATAGCCAGATATTTAGGGACTCGGAACTACGACCAATGTTAGAAGATGGAACTTTGGATCTTCCGCCTCCCTCCCCTCTTCCAAAtggtgaaacagatattccttattttcttattggCGATGACGCATTTCCTCTCCGATCATGGATGATGAAACCCTATTCAAGAAAACGTTTAGACCACGTTGAGCGCATCTTTAACTATAGGTTGTCCCGTGCACGGAGAATTGTGGAGAATGCTTTTGGCATTCTTGCCATGAGATTTCAGATTTTGATTGGAACTATGCAACAACTGCCAGAAACAGTAGATTTAATCGTACTGTCTTGTACTACTCTTCATAACTTACTTCGGATAAGGAAACGTGCTGATCTACAACTGTTTGCCTACGAAGAAGACAACAATCATAATTTAATAGAGGGACAATGGCGACAAGGTGCGCAACTTACCGACGGAGACCCAGGGTATCAGAGAAATTTTGGTAACGCTGCTGGAATTGATCAAAGGAACTATCTTAAAAATTACTTCAACTCGGAAGCAGGCGCCGTAGATTGGCAAGAGAACATGATTTGA